Part of the Pelmatolapia mariae isolate MD_Pm_ZW linkage group LG3_W, Pm_UMD_F_2, whole genome shotgun sequence genome is shown below.
TTTGATTAGGTGTGTACTCACTTTTATTGCCAGCGGTTTAGGCAATAATGGCTGTGTAGAGTTATTTTGAGGGGGCAGCAAATTTACACTGTTATGCAATCTGTACACTGACTACTTTACCTTGTATCAAAGTGTCATATCTTCAATGTTGTACCATGAAAAGATATaacaaaacatttacaaaaatgtgaggTTTGTTCTCACTTTTGTGAGATACTATAgttgtacgtgtgtgtgtgtgtgtgtgtgtgtgtgtgtgtgtgtgtgtgtgtgtgtgtgtgtgtgtgtgtgtgtgagtgagtgtgtgtttgtgtcatttaTGACATCATGAGCTGTGAGCTCTGTgattggatgtgtgtgtgtgtgttttagagcTCACGTGCTGCTGCACTTTCTGTCAGTTCACTCAGAGACTTCATACAAAGTTTAACTCTTTTAGTCAGTGAGAGCTGctgatgaagatgaaggagctgctcctcttcctctcctgtgtGCTCTGTGTCTCCGCTGATTGTGAGTTTCTCTCTTTAAACTGACAGACAGTCAGCAGCGTTTTGATCAGGTTATTGATTGATGGTTATTGTTGAATTTCATTAATGTGTTTCAGCTCTACATACGGACATTCATATTGTTGGCTGTTCAGACTTTAATGGAGAGGTCATGTTTGGACTGGATCGTGAAGAACTCTGGTACGCAGACTTCGAGAAACAGATGGATGTTTATCCTCAGCCACCTTTTATCGATCCTATCAGCTTCGGAGATGGAGCTTATGAAACAGCTGTGTCTAATTTATATGCCTGCAGACAGTTCCTGCAGCTTAGTCGGCAGGGTATGAAGGACTTCCCTCTACTACGTGGTAaacacatacaggcacacacaaacTTATAACAACACTCAATACAATCTACATTAATCAACTGAAATCTGGAATTAAATTTACTTCGATGTAAATGTTGTCATCAGTGTCACATGATTAGTGAGGTTAGGTTATAAATGATGCAGTGTGTGGTGGGTTTCatgaatcagaatactttattaattgCAGAAGAAATGATGTGGTCATACTTTCTCCAAGTTTGAGAACTGTCAAGGTGGAGTATGCCGGTGTACTTTGTAAACAGGACCCAGAAGCACAACTGATtaacaaaactgcaaaacacaaactaagAATTGTGAACTAAAGTTATGAGAGAACTGTGGTGGCAAAACAGACGACATAACAAcagaacacaggaaacagaggacttaaatacacaggaggtgatcagggcaagtgggaacacatggggaaacagctgacacacatgaacttAATGATGCTACGGGGAAAGTCACAATGAACCAGAACACACCAGACTCTTTCAAAattaaacaggaaacatggagacgtAGAGATGACAACAAAAGCTTGACAATACACAGCCCTAAAACACATGACGGACAAGAAACAGAATACAAAAACTCATGAAAGAGATAATAATAATGGCAAACCAAACTCAACTAAACCCTATATAGGAAAGGAACTTAAAATCACAACCTAACATAAGAGATTATGTTAGGTTgtattcagtaatgtatatacctttacatattgtacatatatttattactttttagattagccatttttatattttgcttgttttacattattgtattttgcacaactctgttgcttgtgaagctcgcacacaagaatttcactcacatatactgtaccagtgtacctgcacatgtgatgtgacaataaaagtgatttgatttgatttgatttgagagacCCAGCCCGTGACAGAgcacagtaacagactaaacaaaattaaataatacaacatATTACAAAGTTACCAAATGTAACAAATAACTATAGTAGATAAAAATAGCTCAAGTATAAATATCCCAGTATATTACACAAATTATATATTTGGCTGACATAGGGGTGTCCCTCTTATCATACTATATGTTCCATACTTTCCCAGTACAAACCATTACTAACTCACAAACCTCTACATTTATTCGTTTTGAAGATTTTCTTCAACACTTTCAAGTCCCCAAAGTTCAAGATTTTCATTTCAGGTTTTAGAGCAGGATCTTCTATATGGGTCCCACTGACCATTTCACTGCCATATGACTGTTTGGTATTTTATCACATGTATATTCTCATTGAAGTTTCTTTATTATAAACTCTGTCTGTTGTGTTTCCATGCTGACAGTCCTGACAGGCTCACTGAAGGAGTAATTTATCTCATATAAGGACAAAAGATATTCTACTCTGCAGATTCCTCGTCCATCCTCTAACTGCCTGACTTGTGTACAGATGCTCCTTCAGGTGTGATGATCTACACCAGAGACGAGGTGGAGCTCACAGTTAAAAACACTCTGATCTGTCATGTGACTGGTTTCTATCCTGCTCCTGTCAAAGTCTCCTGGACCAAGAATGGACGGATTACAACTGAAGGATCCAGCATCAACACTCCCTATCCCAACAAAAACGGAACCTTCACCCAGATCGCCAGACTGCAGTTCATCCCACAGCAGGGAGACGTCTACAGCTGTACAGTGGAACATCTGGCTCTGACCAAACCACTGACCAAGACCTATAGTGAGAAACACTTTTATTAACACAGAGGAGacagactgaaacacagagacaatgGTGCATAATTATGCAGGTTCATGTCTTCGTGTTTCTGCCTGCAGATTTCACAAAGCCTTGGCTGAGTATTAACCTGAGCTGACTTTAGTTAATCAGCTGACAGTTTTCAGCAGGTGTGTGGTTGTTGAGCTGTAATTAATCAGATCACAGTCTGAAAGATTTCTGTGTCATGTGTCTGTTTCTGCCTCCAGATGTGGACACACCTGAGACACCTGAGAAGCCTAAGCCCAGCGTTGGACCTGCAGTGTTCTGTGGACTCGGTGTGATTATCGGCTTACTCAGTGCTGCAGGTGGAACTTTCTTCATCCTCAAAGCAAACAAATGCATCTGATTGGCTGGGGTTGATGGTTTCATCAGTGCTTTTGCAGACAATGCCGTTTAAGGCTGCTGGTCTGCTCTCTGGTCTTCATTCATGTGGCTGCCAGTTTGAAGGACCCTGGTTGTGTTTACATGGAGCTTTACATTCACTTTATTTTTACACTGTTAAACAGATTCTGTTTAAAATgccaggcaaaataaaagtgacAAGCAATATAAACCAAATGTCAGAAAGTATGCCCATGTAACCTGCTGGGTAAGCTGGTCTTCATAAACAGTCTGAACAATTCATCCATCTTTTTAAGTGTTCTTAAAGTTATATCTGTTGACTATCTTAGCTGTCAGTTCCATGTATATGATTTGGACAAATgtaaataaaccagaatttgaAATAAATCCTCACCTGTAAACATGAgtcagctttttgttttgttaagttTTATGAATCATCAGTATCACCTGATATAAGAGAaagcttatattatattataattagATTGAAGATCTATTGATGTCAGAGCTCAGCCATCTCAATCTATGCCCAGAAGTGTTATGTGTTTCACTACTGCATTGCAATCTGGAATATTAATAATAGTGCCCTGTTCCTGCACACTCTAATATTCACCTGGGAGTAGTATGCACCTCTTATATTGTTGGGTTTAGACAAAAGACTCAGACATGATTAAAAAACCTCAAATCGCTGCTGTTGTGGTggcagatattttttttctttgacttttgaaAAAAGAGTTTAGTTTTCCCTGCACTCTAGGAGTTTCAGTAGGCTGGATCATCATATTGAAATCACTTggatatacaggtccttctcaaaaaattagcatattgtgataaagttcattatttcctgtaatgtactgataaacattagactttcatatattttagattcattacacacaactaaagtagttcaagcctttcattgttttaatattgatgattttggcatacataactcaagaaaacccaaaattcctgtctcaaaaaattagcatatttcatccgaccaaagaaaagtgtttttaatacaaaaaaagtcaaccttcaaataattatgttcagttatgcactcaatacttggtggggaatccttttgcagaaatgactgcttcaatgcggcgtggcatggaggcaatcagcctgtggcactgctgaggtgttatggaggcccaggatgcttcgatagcggccttaagctcatccagagtgttgggtcttgcgtctctcaactttctcttcacaatatcccacagattctctatggggttcaggtcaggagagttggcaggccaattgagcacagtaataccatggtcagtaaaccatttaccagtggttttggcactgtgagcaggtgccaggtcgtgctgaaaaatgaaatcttcatctccataaagcttttcagcagatggaagcatgaagtgctccaaaatctcctgatagctagctgcattgaccctgcccttgataaaacacagtggaccaacaccggcagctgacatggcaccccagaccatcactgactgtgggtacttgacactggacttcaggcattttggcatttccctctccccagtcttccttcAGACTCTGGCACCGTGATTTCcaaatgacatgcaaaagttgctttcatccgaaaaaagtactttggaccactgagcaacagtccagtgctgcttctctgtagcccaggtcaggcgcttctgccgctgtttctggttcaaaagtggcgtgacctggggaatgcggcacctgtagcccatttcctgcacacgcctgtacacggtggctctggatgtttctactccagactcagtccacttcttccgcaggtcccccaaggtctggaatcggtccttctccacaatcttcctcagggtccggtcacctcttctcgttgtgcagcgttttctgccacactttttccttcccacagacttcccactgaggtgccttgatacagcactctgggaacagcctattcattcagaaatttctttctgtgtcttaccctcttgcttgagggtgtcaatgatggccttctggacagcagtcaggtcggcagtcttacccatgattgcggttttgagtaatgaaccaggctgggagtttttaaaagcctcaggaatcttttgcaggtgtttagagttaattcgttgattcagatgattaggttaatagctcgtttagagaaccttttcatgatatgctaattttttgagacaggaattttgggttttcatgagttatgtatgccaaaatcatcaatattaaaacaatgaaaggcttgaactacttcagttgtgtgtgatgaatctaaaatatatgaaagtctaatgtttatcagtacattacaggaaataatgaactttatcacaatatgctaattttttgagaaggacctgtaatTGGACATAAATTTAAGGTAACAAAGAAGAAATTAGCACGGTGATATTTTTAAGATTTTCTTCAACAAACGTGTGCATGTTAACTTGGTATCTATTCCAGAAAACtggcaaaagaaagaaacttttAGCTTCGTGTTTCAGAGCAGCTGATCAGAGTCGGACCTATCACCTGAGTATGGTCATCTTGACTTACTAGCAGAAAGTGATCATCAATGCAGCTCACATTATAAATAAAGAGCAGAACCTCCATTTGAATTTAGAGCAGCAGGGGCATGAAGACATGTTAGTACTGacagtgatattttttttagaaatagtAGAGAAAAGAGTCATTTTAATCAGCTTGCTCCACTCTGTCATCATTATTTTTCCAACATCAGCTTTCCTTAAAGCTGGAATCAACATCAATCAATGTTATGTTTTCAAATCTAATTGTTCAGGTATAATGTGAGAAGCACAAAATGAAGGtgtgcataaaaataaaaaccaaacagaTTAGACATGTTTTACTACTGGACCTCTTATGTCAGATGCTAATTTTGGTGATTTGCTGGTTaaaactttacatttaaaatgttctctGCACCATTTACTGACTGTATTTAACTGTGTAAACATATTTGAACATGATGTCAGAAACAATCAGACTGTCCtcagctgcttttaaaaaatctacTTTCAATCTTTTACTTAGTTCTGTTCGAGAGTTGTTTCAGCCTTATCTTCACTCAAATATTCACATCTTCCAGCTTCACTTAGTCCAACATGTACTGTTGCGGGCGCATAGAGTCGGAGACGAAGCGTGGAGAGTTCGTGGGGCTCCTGTACGGTGGGAACAGCAACCCAGGGACCCCCAAGAACGGGCGAATAATATCACACTTTATAGAAGCCAAATCATGTTGTATTTGGTTTATCTTTATCTGAACAAATGAGTCACAGTGTTTCAATCTGGACAGTCCAAAGTCTTTAGACTATATACCACCACCTGCCACAGTCCTTAGTCACAGCGCCATACCGGGCACTGCATCAGCCAGAGAAGAAAGGGGTGGGTGGGGTGAGCAGATATAGCTAAAGCCTATCTCAGAGAGTTCTTCCTGGTAACAGGTGACACTGCAATCACGTGACTGTATCATCTGGTTTTTAAAGCAGCTCTCATTGAAACTGAGTTAATTTGTTTGGAGAACTCAGGAACATGGCTTCATCTTTTCTCTACACCTTCCTATTCATCACCATCCACACAGCAGGTATAATCAATGCactgatcactgatcaataTACTGATCAACACATGGATCACTGATCAATAAACTCTGCAATACACTAAATAATACACTGATCACTTGTTAATACAACATAAGTTCATATTTAATCTTCCATTAAACAGCAGGTATGATCAGTACTCCACAGTCTGCACTTCACTGtggttctgttttgttcttCAGATGGATTTTTAGAGTATAGTGTGGATCGCTGTGAATTTAACTCCACTGAGCTGAAGGACATGGAGTACATCTACTCTCACTACTACAACAAGATAGAGTACATCAGATTCAGCAGCAATGTGGGGGAGTATGTTGGAGTCACTGAGTATGGAGTGATGCTGGCAGAGATCTTGAACAATAGTACTGCACTGCTGAATTCAACGAGACAAATGGTAACGGAATACTGTTACCACAACATTGATATTCATGATCAGGCTATTATAGCTAAATCAGGTGAGTGTGTATTTTTTGTGACATTATTAGATGATTATGTTCAGCCTCACAATGACCAACACTCTGAATCACTCAGTTTAATAATCCTTAAACTCCTGAAGgtttaaatacatttagaacTCCTGAGTCTACTAGAGTTCTGTCTTTAAAATTCAAGAAAAAGGGTTgacataaacatgtttttttattattatttcagagATAAATTACaactttaaataaaagttaaaaataaatagacGATTTAACAAATATTTCTGTAAATACAGTTTGTGTTGTATCCTGGTGGTGAAACGTCCCATGTTTAATCCCAGAGAAACTCATACTGACAACatgtatattttaaatcataattataatttgaaaaaaaatctcttaatTCCAAAAAGTGTCATTTTTGACCatgatatgtccttcaatgtgcatatttaaaaaaaaaaaaatatgtgggACTGCTTTCTCCAGAGTGACAACAAAACtccttcatgcatttattacttctaggcttgactactgtaattcattattatcagaatGTCCTAGGCAGGCAGAGCCTTCaattttcaggcccctcttcggTGTAACCAgaccagtttggatttgggagacaaaCACTATCTCTACATTTAAAATTAGCCTTAAAACTTAaacctttttgctaaagcacctagagctggatcaggtgaccctgaatcctcctttaGTTTGGTTTCATCCAtatgaaagggagtttttcattTCAATTACAGACAAAAAGCTTGCTTATAGGGGGTTGTTAGAGTTTATGCTTTTGAGATTGTCATTTGAGATGTACATAACCATTGATTTTATGTGTCCTAATATGGTTGTCATTGTGCAGAAAGAGCAAGAGGATTAGAAGCTTTATTTTCAGCTTTAGAAGTGCAGACATGAGATTAAGGAAGCAGCCTCGTCACTATAATTTTCTGTTATACATTTAGAAACCAGAAGGTTTTATTCTTCTAAGGTGCAAGACTGTTTACTTCTGCTTTTCACATGTCAGCTCGTTGAAAGGTTGCCTCCCGTGTAGGGCGACTAAACGGCTTGATAAGAAGCCATGCCTTGTAtggtgtcacacacacacagatgcttgcCTTAACAGTCACGTGGTTAACTGaattgtaaatggtaaatggcctgcatttgtatagcgctttactcagtccctaaggttcccaaagcgctttacactacattcagtcatccacccatttacacacacattcacacactggcaatggcaagctacattgtagccacagctgccctggggcgcactgacagaggcgaggctgccggacactggcgccaccgggccctctgaccaccaccagtaggcaaacatggagttagtatcttgcccaaggatatttggcatgtagcctagaggcagcctgggatcgaaccaccgaccttctgattagtggctgacctgctctgccacctgagctacatcCACCCCGTTACAGTATGTAACCACTGCTGTCAATAAAAGAGGCAAAAGACAAAGTCAGGTTTGAAGTTGTTGCTTGGATGGGCGAATGGCAACACCGCTCACCCAGATGCTTCCATTGCCGGTAAGAAAACCAATTGAGCTCTGAGTGTCTGCTTTGTTCACAGTGACAGGTCTCTGAGACAGCGAGGTCTGTGAGCTTAGATCTAACAGGGGTCATCTGACTGTtatggttttctctgttttccttgtAATAATGTaggtttttaccttacaatatagagCACCTAGAGgtaactgttgtgatttggcgctatataaataaaattgttttgaactgaaaaaaatctcttttgttttgttttttttaaatttgcagcTGCAGTAATTTATTTAGTTACAAATGCAAGAAATTATGGCAGTTCTGACAGCTGAGCTAACAGTGTTTCTGTAGATGGAAGGTAAAAGTCTGTATCAACTTCTGTATTCATGACATGATTTTGTATCAGATCAGTATGAAATGCATTCCTGCTACTgtaaatgtttttgtcaataaagcactttaaaaatatCATCACACATAATTTTGCCACAATGGAAATATAATGTCTCTGCGGTTTTTAGTTCAGCCCAGGGTCAGAATTAAGTCCAAGACTCCGCTTTCTGGTCAACATCCTGCCATGTTGGTCTGCAACGTTTACGACTTCTTTCCCAGTGAGATCAAAGTGAGCTGGCTCAGAGACGGACAAGAAGTCTCCTCTGATGTCACTTCCACTGAAGAGATGCCAAATGGTGATTGGTACTACCAGTCCCACTCCTACCTGGAGTACACACCCAGGTCAGACCACATCAAATCCAGATTCAGGTCCATGTCCATACTCATATCCAGTTCTTTGAGTGGTCTGTGAATCAGTGGTATTTGTCTTGAAGGTCTGGGGAGAAGATCTCCTGTGTGGTGGAGCACGTCAGCCTGAAAGAATCTCTGATCACTGACTGGGGTAAatacctgtctgtctgtctgtacaCACAAATATGTATCTGACTGTTCACCTGTCTGTTTAACTATTGGCCTCTGTCTGTTACCTGTCCTACTCAGAGCCGTCCTCGGACAAATCAACATCTGAATCAACACCACTGTCTGCCATCGGAGCCTCTATACTGACCCTGGGTCTGATCTTACTTCTGGCTGGATTTATTTTCTACAGGTGGAAAGCCCGAGGTCAGACCACTTAACAGCACTTTATATCAGTCTTTATTAGACTATATTTGTTctatatttcatttcatttcatttatttatttcacacttggtACAACAGTTCAACAAACCAACCACACTTTCTATCAATAAAGCActgcaaccatgtgtgaaaaggagcaggaagaagaaaatattcttattaaacCCTGCCCCCTATCTACAATCCAACTTATATTACAAGTGGGCACCAAAAATCAAGGAACAaactaacattaacatttatctCCGGTCCTAAcccaaaccaaacaacaaatttacaaTCAGAATATACCACTCCACATAGTaacaaggagaaaaataaaattaaaataaataaaacaaaaaattataatGGATCCTTTTTCAATGAACCCCAATTTCATT
Proteins encoded:
- the LOC134623271 gene encoding H-2 class II histocompatibility antigen, I-E beta chain-like yields the protein MASSFLYTFLFITIHTADGFLEYSVDRCEFNSTELKDMEYIYSHYYNKIEYIRFSSNVGEYVGVTEYGVMLAEILNNSTALLNSTRQMVTEYCYHNIDIHDQAIIAKSVQPRVRIKSKTPLSGQHPAMLVCNVYDFFPSEIKVSWLRDGQEVSSDVTSTEEMPNGDWYYQSHSYLEYTPRSGEKISCVVEHVSLKESLITDWEPSSDKSTSESTPLSAIGASILTLGLILLLAGFIFYRWKARGQTT
- the LOC134624549 gene encoding RLA class II histocompatibility antigen, DP alpha-1 chain-like, with translation MMVIKLLMKMKELLLFLSCVLCVSADSLHTDIHIVGCSDFNGEVMFGLDREELWYADFEKQMDVYPQPPFIDPISFGDGAYETAVSNLYACRQFLQLSRQGMKDFPLLRDAPSGVMIYTRDEVELTVKNTLICHVTGFYPAPVKVSWTKNGRITTEGSSINTPYPNKNGTFTQIARLQFIPQQGDVYSCTVEHLALTKPLTKTYNVDTPETPEKPKPSVGPAVFCGLGVIIGLLSAAGGTFFILKANKCI